The nucleotide window ATTGGGCTTCTGATTTATCTTTCTCCATAAAAGGAAGAAGATAGGCAACCGCTTTTTTCATGACGCGAGCGCTTTTAACCACTTGAGGAAGAAACATTTTTCCTGATCCAAATAAATCTCCAACAATATTCATCCCGCTCATCAGAGGACCTTCAATGATTTGAATGGGTCTGGCATATTTCTGCCGTGCCTCTTCAACATCTTGATCAATATAATCGACCACTCCCTTCACCAAGGCATGAGACAGGCGCTCTTCGACGGTCTTCATACGCCATGAAGCTTCTTCAACAGGGGCCTTTTCTTTCTTCTTCACTGTTTGGGCAAATTGAAGTAGGCGTTCGGTGGCGTCCAGCCTCCGGTTCAAAAGAACATCTTCCACAAGCTCCAAAAAATCCTTGGGGATTTCTTCATAGACGGCCAACTGCCCCGCATTGACAATGCCCATATCCAACCCTGCTTTGATGGCATGGTAGAGAAAGGCTGAATGCATCGCCTCTCGCACGACATTGTTTCCTCGAAAGGAAAAGGAAATATTGCTCACTCCACCACTCACATACGCGTGAGGCAGTATTCGTTTAATTTCTTGCGTAGCCCTAATAAAATCAACCGCATAAGGATTGTGCTCCTCCATCCCCGTCGCAACTGTTAAAATATTCGGATCAAAGATAATATCTTGGGGAGGGATCCCTGCCCTTTTTGTTAAAACCTCATAAGACCTTTTACAAACGGCGACCTTGCTTTCGTAATCTGCGGCCTGCCCTTTTTCATCAAAGGCCATGACGACCATGGCTGCTCCATACTGATGGATTTTTTTTGCATGTTCGATGAAGGCTTCCTCCCCCTCTTTGAGACTGATCGAGTTGACAATGGATTTTCCTTGAACACATTTGAGGCCCGCTTCAATGACCGACCCTTTTGAAGAATCAATCATCATTGGAACCTTGGTAATGTCAGGCTCTGAGCTAAGTAAATGAAGAAAACGTGTCATCGTGGCTTCACAGTCGAGCATCCCTTCATCCATATTGATATCAATAATCTGAGCCCCGTTTTCTACTTGCTGACGGGCAATGGCAAGCCCCTTTTCAAAATCTCCTCCCAAAATAGCTTTTGAAAATTGGGGAGAACCCGTAATGTTGGTTCGCTCTCCTATATTAATAAAATTGATTCCTGCCCTGGCATTCATGGCTTCAAGGCCGCTTAAACGCAGCATGGGTTCAATCACCGGAATTTTTCGAGGAGGAATATTTTTAACCGCTTGAGCTATTTTTTGAATATGGAGGGGGGTGGTTCCACAACAACCGCCAACAATATTGACCCATCCTTTTTGAGCAAAATTTTTAATTAAATGCGCCATTTCTTCTGCGGTTTGATCATACGCTGCAAATTGGTTGGGAAGCCCCGCATTGGGATAACAGCTCACAAAACAAGAGGCAATCCCGGACAGCTCTTCTAAATAAGGGCCCATTTCTTTTGCCCCTAAGGCACAATTAATTCCAACTGAAAGAAGGGGAACATGAGAAATCGAATTCCAAAAAGCCTCGATTGTTTGACCTGAGAGGGTGCGGCCGCTGGCATCCGTAATCGTGACTGAAACCATGATCGGGAGACGAATTTTATTCTCCTCAAAAAATTGTTCAATGGCAAAGAGAGCCGCCTTGGCATTGAGCGTATCGAAAATGGTTTCGACGAGCAAAAGGTCAACCCCCCCGGCCACGAGTCCTCGTACTTGTTCCATGTAAGCCTTTACCAAATCATCAAATGTTACTGCTCGAAAACCCGGGTCGTTTACATTGGGAGAAAGAGAAGCCGTGCGGTTCGTCGGCCCAATGGCTCCCGCGACAAAGCGAAGTTCTCCCGACTTCTTAAATTCATCTGCCACCGATTTTGCAAGTTGGGCCGAGGCAAAATTCATGGTATAAACTTGATTTTCCATTTGATAATCGGCCATGGAAATGGCATTCGAGCTAAAAGTATTGGTCTCGATGATATCGGCCCCCGCTTCTAAATAAGCCCGATGAATGGCTTGGATCATAGGGGGTTGTGTGAGGGAGAGAAGATCATTGTTTCCTTTAACATCGCAAGGATGATTGGAAAAGAGCCTTCCTCGATAATCCTTTTCTTGAAGTTGATAGGTTTGGATCATGGTGCCCATGGCGCCATCGAGGATGAGGATTTTTTTAGCAAGTGCGTTATAAATGGGACGAGACCTCTGAAAAAGGCCCATCTGCTGCGTTGCCCGCTGCGCTTCTTTGTGCGGCGTACCATCAAAAAGTACGCCTCCGCAGTCGCTTGCGGGCGTCTTCGATCTGGAACCTTTTTGAGAGGTCTTGGAAAATAAGGGTTTTTCAGGATTCATGTTTTTTTGAGTTTAATTTTTCAGCTTTTGAGTTGCTACCCTTGATTTTTGTTTCGGCGGGATGATTTTCTGAAATACCTTCTTGAATTTTAGAAAGATGATTTTGGGTTTTCTTGAGGGTGCCTGGATTCGCATCAAAACCAATCAATTTTTCTCCCTCCCAGACACCGATCACATATCCATAATACCGGTCTCCCTTTCGATGGTTTGGGGAATATTCAAAAGCCGTTTTTTGTCCCTTAAAGGATTGTTCATTCGTTTTGTAATGAAGGGTTTCCAAACTACCTAAAGAAAATTCATGGCTTCCCGACCCTGCAATGTGAGGATCTTTTACCTCGGCTGAAGTAACGTAAATAAAATAAACCAATTTAAGATTTTTAAATGCGTTGCTAGATTCATTCGTGAACTCAATGTCGAGGGAAGCTTGCTGGGTAAAATTGTAGATGTCCGGATCCCGATAAGAATCCCATTGCCCTTTTTGACCGACCCGTTGTTTGACCTTGATGAAGAGGGGGAGAACCCCTTGTGTTTCCTCAAGGAAAATATTCGGTTGAGAAGATTCCACTCCTTCTGTCAAAGAATAAATATTGAAATTTAAAAAAATGATAATCAAAATCCAGCGTAACATGTCAAAATTTTAGGATATCCGACACCTTTATGCCATTTTTATTTAAAGTTTTTATCCAAAATCCAAAATCGGATTTTAGTTTTCATTCTCTCATCAAAATTTAGTAAGATGTTGAAAAATTTAAAGGATTTAAAAATGAAAATTGCTATTGGATCTGATCATGCAGGTTTCAGATATAAAGAAGAAATCAAAAAACATCTCCTTGCTTTAGGCTATGAGGTTAAAGATTTCGGAACCCATTCTGAAAGCCCTGTTGATTATCCTCTTTTTATTCGTCCCGTTGCCCAGGCCGTTGCCCGGGGAGAATATGAACGGGGAATTGTGCTTGGGGGATCCGGCAATGGAGAGGCCATGGTCGCTAATCGAGTTCAAGGGGTTCGATGTGCCTTGTGCTGGAATCCTGATTCAGCCCGTTTGGCCCGTCAACATAACAATGCAAACATGATCTCCCTGGGACAAAGACTGATTTCGCTTGAAACAGCTTTAGAGCTTGTAGATCTATGGCTTTTGACCCCCTTTGAGGGAGGACGCCATGAGCCAAGGATTCGGATGATCGATGAGAATTAGTCTATAGTCCACGGTCTACAGTCCATAGAAAAGATACTTCCTTTAAATCTGTCGACTATCGACTGTTGACTGTGGACTATAATCTATTTTTATCCACTTAGATGAAAACCCAATCTTCACAATAAAACCTATGAAAAATCCACTCAAGCTCCACCAAAAGCATCATCTAAAGATAGAAGGTTTTTCCGAACGCGGAGAAGCCATCGGTTTTATCAATCAGATTCCTGTTTATGTTCCTTATGCCATTCCAAAGGAAGAGCTGAAGGTTGATATTATTGAAGTGCGAAAAAATTTTGCCCGTGCTGAAATTCTTGA belongs to Chlamydiota bacterium and includes:
- the rpiB gene encoding ribose 5-phosphate isomerase B, translating into MKIAIGSDHAGFRYKEEIKKHLLALGYEVKDFGTHSESPVDYPLFIRPVAQAVARGEYERGIVLGGSGNGEAMVANRVQGVRCALCWNPDSARLARQHNNANMISLGQRLISLETALELVDLWLLTPFEGGRHEPRIRMIDEN
- the metH gene encoding methionine synthase — its product is MGLFQRSRPIYNALAKKILILDGAMGTMIQTYQLQEKDYRGRLFSNHPCDVKGNNDLLSLTQPPMIQAIHRAYLEAGADIIETNTFSSNAISMADYQMENQVYTMNFASAQLAKSVADEFKKSGELRFVAGAIGPTNRTASLSPNVNDPGFRAVTFDDLVKAYMEQVRGLVAGGVDLLLVETIFDTLNAKAALFAIEQFFEENKIRLPIMVSVTITDASGRTLSGQTIEAFWNSISHVPLLSVGINCALGAKEMGPYLEELSGIASCFVSCYPNAGLPNQFAAYDQTAEEMAHLIKNFAQKGWVNIVGGCCGTTPLHIQKIAQAVKNIPPRKIPVIEPMLRLSGLEAMNARAGINFINIGERTNITGSPQFSKAILGGDFEKGLAIARQQVENGAQIIDINMDEGMLDCEATMTRFLHLLSSEPDITKVPMMIDSSKGSVIEAGLKCVQGKSIVNSISLKEGEEAFIEHAKKIHQYGAAMVVMAFDEKGQAADYESKVAVCKRSYEVLTKRAGIPPQDIIFDPNILTVATGMEEHNPYAVDFIRATQEIKRILPHAYVSGGVSNISFSFRGNNVVREAMHSAFLYHAIKAGLDMGIVNAGQLAVYEEIPKDFLELVEDVLLNRRLDATERLLQFAQTVKKKEKAPVEEASWRMKTVEERLSHALVKGVVDYIDQDVEEARQKYARPIQIIEGPLMSGMNIVGDLFGSGKMFLPQVVKSARVMKKAVAYLLPFMEKDKSEAQSKKAGKILLATVKGDVHDIGKNIVGVVLGCNNYEVIDLGVMTPSSKILQTAHDEKVDIIGLSGLITPSLDEMVHVAKELDREGFKLPLLIGGATTSRIHTAVKIAPHYQGSTTHVLDASRAVGVVSNLLNSQEKEAFIAKTNTAYEELRKTHAAGQTRKILSLEKAREKRLQLNFDPAPSCPSFLGVKILEDYPLQEIRSYIDWTMFFVTWELKGRYPKIFDDPKVGSEAKKLYEDAQQLLDRIIQEKWLRAQAVIGFFPANRIGDDIELYSDEKRESVITTFHMLRQQIEKEEGQLNFSLSDFIAPKERGVKDYLGCFALTAGIGIEKWVEHFEKNHDDYSSIMIKALADRCAEALAERMHERVRKEFWGYSKIENLTPDALIREQYQGIRPAHGYPACPDHTEKKNLFDLLKCKENAGIELTENFSMWPAASVSGLYFSHSESKYFSIGKIGKDQIEDYARRKGMKVEEMERWLSPYLAY